Proteins from one Pirellulales bacterium genomic window:
- a CDS encoding LysR family transcriptional regulator, which produces MHIKSLKVFCDVVRRRSFSRAAAENGLSQSGASQLVQQLEERLAVKLIDRSKRPFVLTPEGEVFYDGCRNLVERYDALEDRVRTLHEEVVGRVRVASIYSVGLHHMSRYIQDFLSQHPKANVRLEYLHPHRVYEAIEADKADLGLVSYPKSSRAIRAIHWRVEPMLLVCAPKHALAGRRRVAWRELHGQSFVGFDSELTIRREIDSVLGAHGVETQVAMEFDNIETIKRAIEIDAGVSLLPAPTVAREIDSGTLVAVPLEDNELVRPLGIIYRRGKQLNSTTRRFIELLQSESKSLETPLEPMLADAANAPEVSSAANQRAVTALAEQRAADRLGVGGRGETPPGEAHSREHWLVAGSPNT; this is translated from the coding sequence ATGCATATCAAGTCTCTCAAGGTGTTTTGCGACGTCGTGCGCCGGCGCAGCTTTTCGCGCGCCGCGGCCGAAAACGGCCTGTCGCAATCGGGCGCCAGCCAGTTGGTGCAGCAGCTTGAGGAACGCCTAGCAGTCAAATTGATTGACCGGTCGAAACGCCCCTTCGTACTTACCCCCGAGGGGGAGGTGTTCTACGACGGTTGCCGCAACCTAGTGGAGCGCTACGACGCACTAGAGGACCGCGTGCGCACGCTGCACGAGGAGGTGGTGGGACGCGTGCGCGTGGCTTCGATCTACTCGGTCGGCTTGCATCATATGAGCCGCTACATCCAAGACTTTTTGAGCCAGCATCCCAAGGCCAATGTGCGGCTCGAATACCTGCATCCGCATCGGGTGTACGAAGCGATTGAGGCCGACAAAGCCGACCTAGGGCTGGTGAGCTACCCTAAGTCGTCGCGAGCAATTAGGGCGATTCATTGGCGCGTGGAACCGATGCTCTTGGTGTGCGCGCCCAAACATGCGCTCGCCGGCCGCCGGCGCGTGGCCTGGCGCGAACTTCATGGCCAGAGTTTTGTCGGTTTCGACAGCGAATTGACGATTCGGCGAGAGATCGATTCGGTGCTGGGGGCGCACGGTGTTGAGACCCAGGTGGCGATGGAGTTCGACAATATCGAAACGATCAAGCGGGCGATCGAAATCGACGCCGGCGTGAGCCTGCTGCCCGCCCCCACCGTCGCGCGCGAAATCGATTCGGGGACGCTGGTCGCCGTGCCGCTGGAAGACAACGAGTTGGTGCGCCCCTTGGGCATCATCTATCGGCGCGGCAAGCAACTGAACAGTACGACGCGGCGCTTCATCGAACTGTTGCAGAGTGAATCAAAGTCGCTGGAGACTCCGCTGGAACCTATGCTCGCCGACGCCGCGAATGCGCCGGAGGTCTCCTCTGCGGCGAATCAGCGAGCGGTGACCGCGCTGGCGGAACAGCGAGCGGCAGACCGATTGGGGGTTGGCGGTCGCGGAGAGACGCCCCCCGGCGAGGCCCACAGCCGAGAACATTGGCTGGTGGCCGGGTCGCCCAACACCTAG
- a CDS encoding serine acetyltransferase, translating to MASDFRLKELLPELTARLVNTYREVGSINHLGQCPLPNYQVVVGIIEDLKEVMYPGYRRRENLHFGNVTYHVGDLIDGLHDKLTNQIGRALRHDARVTRNRYECDDDADYEALGQEKALLFLDQLPEIRRVLAHDVQAAFDGDPAVRNVDEIIFCYPGLEAITVYRLAHALYQLQVPLIPRMMTEWAHNKTGIDIHPGAHIGDHFFIDHGTGVVIGQTCEIGERVKIYQGVTLGALSFPTDGDGNLVRGQKRHPTIEDNVVIYANATILGGGTVIGHDSIIGSNVWLTRSVAPHTTVLLEKPNLRMRAEHMEDLSPEYHFEI from the coding sequence ATGGCTTCCGATTTTCGCCTGAAAGAGTTGTTGCCCGAACTGACTGCCCGGCTGGTGAACACCTATCGCGAGGTGGGCTCGATCAACCATTTGGGCCAGTGCCCGTTGCCCAATTATCAAGTGGTGGTTGGCATCATCGAGGACCTCAAGGAGGTGATGTATCCGGGTTACCGGCGGCGCGAAAACCTGCACTTCGGCAATGTGACCTATCACGTCGGCGACCTGATTGACGGCCTGCACGACAAGTTGACGAATCAAATTGGTCGCGCGCTGCGGCACGACGCCCGCGTGACCCGCAATCGATATGAGTGCGATGACGATGCCGATTACGAGGCATTGGGACAGGAGAAGGCGCTCTTGTTTCTGGATCAACTTCCAGAAATTCGCCGTGTGCTCGCCCACGACGTGCAGGCGGCGTTCGACGGCGATCCCGCCGTGCGCAATGTCGATGAGATCATCTTTTGCTACCCCGGTCTGGAGGCGATCACGGTTTATCGCCTGGCGCATGCCTTGTACCAGCTACAAGTGCCGCTGATTCCACGCATGATGACCGAATGGGCGCACAACAAGACCGGTATCGACATCCATCCGGGCGCGCACATTGGCGATCATTTCTTCATCGATCACGGCACCGGTGTGGTCATCGGCCAGACTTGCGAAATCGGCGAGCGCGTGAAGATCTACCAAGGCGTGACCCTGGGGGCGCTCAGCTTTCCCACCGACGGCGACGGCAACTTGGTGCGCGGCCAGAAGCGGCATCCCACCATCGAGGACAATGTGGTGATCTACGCCAACGCCACAATCTTGGGAGGCGGCACGGTAATTGGGCACGACTCCATCATTGGCTCCAACGTCTGGCTCACCCGCAGCGTGGCCCCGCATACCACGGTGCTGCTGGAAAAGCCCAATCTGCGGATGCGGGCCGAGCATATGGAAGACCTGTCGCCGGAATACCACTTTGAAATATGA
- the aroB gene encoding 3-dehydroquinate synthase: MCDCTAVSVAASTSPPKILPDSARPLPAELLPPTAGTTAVNEPPTLVRVALGRASYDIEIGSGSLSRAGDFVAARRKASHAVIITDEHVHSPHAERVAAGLISAGLTVDLLVIEPGEESKSVPVANHLWQKMLELGADRKSVVVAVGGGVTGDLAGFVAATFARGLAFVQVPTTLLAMVDSAVGGKVGVNLPSAKNMVGAFWQPIGVLIDTDTLATLPDRELRAGLAEVVKYGVILDNVFFEWLERNAELLLNRDPAALRYAISHSCRLKGDVVERDEREETGLRAVLNYGHTFAHAIEATMGYGEFLHGEAVSIGMICAAQLAQRLGRVDSDFSSRQQKLLARLGLPTALPGIVESEMLAAMSRDKKVEFGQLRFVLPTRLGHVELVGRIDQSLVRSVLQDGAA; the protein is encoded by the coding sequence ATGTGCGACTGCACAGCGGTTTCTGTCGCCGCATCCACGTCACCGCCGAAGATATTGCCCGATTCAGCTAGGCCATTGCCGGCTGAGCTGTTGCCCCCTACGGCAGGAACCACGGCCGTGAACGAGCCCCCCACACTGGTCCGCGTTGCCCTCGGTCGCGCGAGCTACGACATCGAGATCGGCTCCGGCTCGTTGTCGCGAGCGGGCGACTTCGTGGCAGCCCGCCGCAAGGCCTCGCATGCCGTCATTATCACCGACGAGCATGTCCACAGTCCGCATGCCGAGCGCGTCGCCGCCGGGCTCATCAGCGCCGGGCTAACCGTTGATCTCTTGGTGATTGAGCCGGGCGAGGAATCGAAAAGTGTGCCCGTCGCCAATCACCTGTGGCAAAAAATGCTGGAGCTTGGCGCCGATCGCAAGTCGGTGGTGGTGGCTGTTGGGGGCGGGGTGACCGGCGATTTGGCGGGCTTTGTCGCGGCGACCTTTGCTCGCGGGCTGGCATTTGTGCAAGTGCCTACCACGTTGTTGGCGATGGTCGATAGCGCCGTTGGCGGCAAGGTGGGGGTGAACCTCCCTTCGGCCAAGAACATGGTCGGGGCGTTTTGGCAGCCGATCGGCGTGCTGATCGACACCGATACGCTCGCCACGCTGCCCGATCGCGAGCTTCGCGCCGGTCTGGCCGAGGTGGTGAAGTACGGAGTGATCCTCGACAACGTCTTTTTCGAGTGGCTCGAGCGCAACGCGGAGCTGTTGCTCAATCGCGATCCCGCCGCGCTGCGCTACGCTATCAGCCATAGTTGCCGTCTCAAAGGAGACGTTGTCGAACGCGATGAACGCGAAGAGACCGGGCTAAGAGCCGTACTCAACTACGGCCACACGTTCGCGCACGCCATCGAAGCGACTATGGGTTACGGCGAATTTTTGCACGGCGAGGCGGTGTCGATCGGCATGATTTGCGCCGCGCAACTCGCGCAGCGATTGGGGCGCGTCGACAGCGATTTTTCTAGCCGCCAGCAGAAGTTGCTCGCGCGACTGGGGCTGCCGACTGCGTTGCCCGGCATTGTGGAGTCCGAGATGTTGGCCGCGATGTCGCGTGACAAGAAGGTGGAGTTCGGCCAGTTGCGATTCGTGCTGCCGACCCGGTTGGGGCATGTCGAATTGGTGGGCCGGATCGATCAGTCGCTGGTGCGGTCCGTGTTGCAAGACGGCGCCGCATAG
- the rplU gene encoding 50S ribosomal protein L21, producing the protein MYAIIKDGGRQYKVEEGQELDLDFREAAVGDSLKLGDVLAVSDGSKLTFGAPLVGGASVAAEVLGLQQGPKLTVQKFRRRKGYHCKTGHRQLYTRVKIQKITTG; encoded by the coding sequence ATGTACGCGATCATCAAAGACGGCGGCCGCCAGTACAAAGTGGAAGAAGGCCAAGAACTAGACCTCGATTTTCGGGAAGCCGCCGTGGGCGATTCCTTGAAGCTCGGGGATGTGCTGGCCGTCAGCGATGGCTCGAAGCTCACCTTCGGCGCGCCGCTGGTAGGTGGAGCCTCGGTTGCCGCCGAGGTGCTCGGCCTACAGCAGGGCCCCAAGCTCACGGTGCAGAAGTTTCGTCGCCGCAAGGGCTATCATTGCAAGACTGGCCATCGCCAGCTTTACACCCGCGTGAAGATCCAAAAGATCACCACCGGCTAA
- a CDS encoding Rne/Rng family ribonuclease — MKKEILINVSQPEECRIAIVEDGALEELYIERSSQDNYVGNIYKGRVVNLEPSIQAAFVDFGVGRNGFLHISDVEPQYFRQGGYDPDKPIEPGGRRRPNRNGAEHGDDDDFDGEDEDQPRLRRPRAGARPRVKPPIQDILRRGDELLVQVIKEGIGTKGPTLSTYISIPGRYLVLMPALGRVGVSRKIEDDEVRRRLRDIMLELNPPKGLGFIVRTAGTDRTQKELSRDLAYLVRLWKVLARRVRKQPAPVAIYEESDMIIRTIRDIFSNDVDTIYIDEESAHERAKEFLQMVMPRYVDRLRFYEGREPLFHKYGVDDEISRIHRRAVPLPSGGSIVIDQTEALVAIDVNSGNFRTDDSAEETAYQVNLTAAKEIARQLRLRDLGGVIVNDFIDMRHERHRRSVERALRDAVRRDRARTKILRISPFGLIEMTRQRIRPSLKRSVYKECPGCEGTGLVKTAESMAIEVIRALMLASQRPDTAKVMVTVCDEVATYLNNRKRRELARLEDEGNLVIQIFGKEHVPPEHLVIDCEDRSGRLSKFPSSDSST; from the coding sequence CTGAAGAAGGAAATCTTGATCAACGTTTCTCAACCCGAGGAATGTCGGATCGCGATCGTCGAGGACGGCGCGCTCGAAGAGTTGTACATCGAGCGTTCGAGCCAAGACAACTACGTGGGCAACATCTACAAGGGTCGGGTCGTCAATCTCGAGCCCAGCATTCAGGCGGCATTCGTCGATTTTGGCGTGGGGCGCAACGGCTTTTTGCACATCAGCGACGTGGAGCCGCAGTACTTTCGCCAGGGGGGTTACGACCCAGACAAGCCGATCGAACCGGGCGGCCGACGACGACCCAACCGCAATGGCGCCGAGCATGGCGACGACGACGACTTCGATGGCGAGGACGAGGATCAACCCCGCCTGCGCCGGCCGCGCGCCGGCGCTCGGCCGCGCGTGAAGCCGCCGATTCAAGACATTCTGCGGCGCGGCGACGAATTGCTAGTGCAAGTCATCAAGGAAGGCATCGGCACCAAGGGGCCAACCCTTTCGACCTATATCAGCATTCCGGGCCGCTATCTGGTGTTGATGCCCGCCCTGGGGCGGGTGGGCGTGTCGCGCAAGATCGAAGACGACGAAGTGCGCCGCCGACTGCGCGACATCATGCTGGAGCTGAATCCGCCCAAGGGGCTCGGCTTCATCGTGCGGACCGCGGGCACCGACCGAACGCAGAAAGAACTGTCGCGCGATCTGGCGTATTTGGTGCGGCTGTGGAAAGTGCTGGCGCGGCGCGTGCGCAAGCAACCAGCGCCGGTCGCCATCTACGAAGAGAGCGACATGATCATCCGCACCATTCGCGACATCTTCTCAAACGACGTCGACACCATTTACATCGACGAGGAGAGCGCTCATGAACGGGCCAAGGAATTTTTGCAAATGGTGATGCCGCGCTACGTCGATCGCTTGCGCTTTTACGAAGGGCGCGAGCCGCTGTTTCACAAGTACGGCGTCGACGATGAGATCAGTCGAATTCACCGCCGCGCGGTGCCGCTGCCTAGCGGCGGATCGATCGTGATCGACCAGACCGAGGCCCTGGTGGCGATCGACGTCAACAGCGGCAACTTCCGCACCGACGATTCTGCCGAGGAGACCGCGTACCAGGTCAACCTGACCGCCGCCAAGGAAATTGCCCGGCAGCTTCGGCTGCGCGATCTGGGCGGCGTGATTGTCAACGATTTCATCGACATGCGGCACGAACGGCATCGCCGGTCAGTAGAGCGCGCGCTGCGCGACGCCGTGCGCCGCGATCGAGCGCGAACCAAAATTCTGCGGATCAGCCCGTTTGGATTGATCGAGATGACGCGGCAGAGGATTCGCCCCAGTCTCAAACGCAGCGTGTACAAGGAGTGCCCGGGCTGCGAAGGAACGGGACTGGTCAAAACGGCCGAGAGTATGGCGATCGAGGTGATTCGCGCGCTGATGCTGGCCAGCCAACGCCCCGACACGGCCAAGGTGATGGTCACGGTTTGCGACGAGGTGGCCACGTATCTGAACAACCGGAAGCGGCGCGAGCTGGCCCGGCTGGAAGACGAAGGCAACCTGGTGATCCAGATTTTCGGCAAGGAGCATGTGCCGCCGGAGCATCTGGTGATCGACTGCGAAGACCGCAGCGGCCGGCTGAGCAAGTTTCCTTCGTCAGACTCCTCGACCTGA
- a CDS encoding TIGR03936 family radical SAM-associated protein, producing the protein MTAPSTIQRHRVRIRFRKAGDLRLISHRDLVRAMERLFRRAGLKLGMSQGFHPKPRMVFPAALALGVVGANEVLDFELAEPLGAAEIETRLTAHAPAGLDILSVECVPADAKKTRVRAMSFEIAVPAERRAAVAARLADFLSQSTYIAAREDGSHPVDVRPSVEELSLTEDRLRMRLLVNDQGGARPRALLAALGIDDLPQVGIYLTRTQVEFAS; encoded by the coding sequence TTGACCGCGCCGAGCACCATACAGCGACATCGAGTTCGCATCCGATTTCGCAAAGCAGGCGATCTGCGACTGATCAGCCATCGCGACCTGGTGCGCGCGATGGAACGGCTGTTTCGCCGGGCCGGTCTGAAACTCGGCATGAGCCAGGGGTTTCACCCCAAGCCGCGAATGGTGTTTCCGGCGGCGCTGGCGCTGGGTGTGGTCGGGGCCAACGAGGTGCTCGACTTCGAATTGGCGGAGCCGCTTGGCGCCGCGGAAATCGAGACCCGCTTGACCGCGCACGCGCCGGCCGGGCTCGACATTCTGTCGGTTGAATGCGTGCCTGCGGACGCGAAGAAAACTCGCGTGCGGGCCATGAGCTTCGAAATTGCCGTGCCCGCCGAGCGGCGCGCCGCGGTCGCCGCGCGGTTGGCCGACTTTTTAAGTCAATCCACTTACATTGCCGCTCGCGAAGACGGCAGCCACCCGGTCGATGTGCGGCCGAGCGTGGAAGAATTATCTCTAACCGAGGATCGGTTGCGAATGCGATTACTAGTCAATGATCAAGGAGGGGCTCGTCCCCGCGCGCTGTTGGCGGCGCTGGGCATCGACGACCTGCCACAAGTAGGAATTTATCTCACTCGAACCCAAGTGGAGTTCGCATCATGA
- the ptsP gene encoding phosphoenolpyruvate--protein phosphotransferase: MLRLQGIAVSPGVAIGEALVIDNEGFRIPRRFLARDAVEAELERLDRAIAASALEIERNRDAVSQQLGKQYGAIFDAHLQMLRDPRLRAELDEMIRERHYSPEYSVSRALRRYTKVFESLESSYLAERAHDIADIEKRLLRNLLGRKRETIASLQSPVLVLAHNLTPSETANLDRQFVKGFVTEIGGPGSHTAIVACALEIPAVVGMGPFLADVSGGDLVIIDGNRGEVILQPDEDALRQYQQEAEQGRSFVAGLQGLRDLPAETADGTRIDLMGNIEFPDEVEHCLDRGCDGIGLYRTEFLYLGEGPDPDEEAHYQAYLRVLRSMGGKPVVIRTLDLGADKVKGGTPIAAESNPFLGLRSIRVSLRNLPLFRTQLRAILRASVDGNVRFMFPLITTQLELRQAKMLLADVMEDLEEHGVPFNRQVQVGIMIEVPAAVILIDRFMEEVDFVSIGTNDLIQYTLAVDRDNKEVASLYNASDPAVLKLLETTIQSANRHGKSVNVCGQMSSSTTYTMLLLGMGLRQLSVTPAAVPQVKKVCRTVTIPQCEAVYQRAMLLENARDVKNYLREELKKVLPEIAV; this comes from the coding sequence ATGCTGAGACTACAAGGAATCGCTGTTTCACCCGGCGTCGCCATTGGCGAGGCGCTGGTGATCGACAACGAGGGATTTCGCATCCCCCGGCGGTTCCTTGCGCGCGATGCTGTCGAGGCCGAACTGGAGCGACTCGATCGCGCGATCGCCGCCTCGGCGCTAGAGATCGAACGCAATCGCGACGCCGTGAGCCAGCAACTCGGCAAGCAATACGGCGCCATCTTCGACGCTCATCTGCAAATGCTCCGCGATCCGCGGTTGCGGGCAGAGCTCGATGAGATGATCCGCGAGCGGCATTACTCGCCCGAGTACTCGGTGAGCCGCGCGCTGCGCCGTTACACCAAGGTGTTTGAGTCGCTCGAAAGCAGCTATCTAGCGGAGCGCGCTCACGACATCGCGGACATCGAGAAACGCCTGCTCCGCAATCTGCTGGGCAGAAAGCGCGAAACGATCGCCAGCCTGCAATCGCCGGTGCTGGTGCTGGCCCACAATCTCACGCCCAGCGAAACCGCCAATCTCGATCGGCAGTTTGTCAAAGGCTTCGTCACGGAGATCGGCGGGCCCGGCAGCCACACGGCAATTGTGGCCTGCGCGCTAGAGATTCCGGCCGTCGTCGGCATGGGGCCGTTTTTGGCCGACGTTTCGGGGGGCGACCTGGTCATCATCGACGGCAATCGCGGCGAGGTGATTCTGCAGCCCGACGAAGACGCGCTGCGACAATACCAACAAGAGGCGGAGCAAGGACGCAGCTTTGTCGCCGGCCTCCAGGGGCTCCGCGACCTGCCGGCCGAAACCGCCGACGGCACGCGCATCGATTTGATGGGCAACATCGAGTTCCCCGACGAAGTCGAGCATTGCCTTGATCGCGGCTGCGACGGAATCGGGCTCTATCGCACCGAGTTTTTATATCTGGGGGAAGGCCCCGATCCGGACGAGGAAGCCCACTACCAAGCCTATCTGCGAGTGTTGCGTTCGATGGGCGGCAAGCCGGTGGTCATCCGCACGCTCGATCTGGGCGCCGACAAAGTCAAAGGCGGCACGCCGATAGCCGCCGAGAGCAATCCGTTCTTGGGGCTACGCAGTATCCGAGTTTCATTGCGCAATCTGCCGCTATTTCGCACGCAATTGCGCGCCATCCTGCGGGCCAGCGTCGATGGCAACGTGCGCTTCATGTTTCCCTTGATCACCACGCAACTCGAACTGCGGCAGGCCAAGATGCTATTGGCCGACGTCATGGAGGATTTGGAAGAGCACGGCGTGCCGTTCAATCGGCAGGTGCAGGTGGGCATCATGATCGAGGTGCCCGCGGCCGTGATCCTGATCGACCGCTTCATGGAAGAGGTCGATTTTGTCAGCATAGGCACCAACGACCTGATTCAATACACCTTGGCCGTCGATCGCGACAACAAGGAGGTGGCCAGCCTCTACAACGCCAGCGATCCCGCGGTGCTCAAGCTGCTCGAAACCACGATTCAGTCGGCCAATCGGCACGGCAAATCGGTCAATGTGTGCGGGCAGATGAGCAGCAGCACGACGTACACGATGCTGCTGTTGGGCATGGGACTGCGGCAACTCAGCGTCACACCGGCGGCCGTGCCGCAGGTGAAGAAGGTATGCCGCACGGTGACGATTCCGCAGTGCGAAGCCGTGTATCAGCGCGCGATGCTCTTGGAAAACGCCCGCGACGTGAAGAACTATCTGCGCGAGGAGTTGAAGAAAGTCTTGCCGGAGATTGCCGTTTGA
- a CDS encoding HPr family phosphocarrier protein produces the protein MTKTKLVRTVIVTNPQGLHARPADLFVKLAQQYRSQVEVSKESLRVDGKSILDILMLAAVEGTPLAIEVTGDDAQDALDALCRLVEQNFADDLNP, from the coding sequence ATGACCAAGACCAAGCTAGTGCGAACCGTGATCGTCACCAATCCCCAGGGATTGCATGCGCGCCCGGCCGACCTGTTCGTCAAGCTGGCCCAACAGTACCGATCCCAAGTTGAAGTGAGCAAAGAAAGTCTGCGAGTCGATGGCAAGAGCATACTCGACATCCTGATGCTGGCCGCGGTCGAAGGAACCCCGCTGGCAATCGAGGTGACGGGCGACGACGCGCAAGACGCGCTTGACGCGCTGTGCCGCCTGGTCGAGCAGAACTTTGCCGACGATTTGAACCCATGA
- a CDS encoding PTS sugar transporter subunit IIA translates to MKFADFISRDAVCASLAADDKEGVIRELAQSLVDAGGIPGSECEGIVKAILKREELGSTGIGRGVAVPHTKHAGVSRLVATVGVSQEGVDFNSLDGERVQLLFLLISPPDRPGDHLRALENISRQLRDDTFCRFLKQSKSAADVLLLLDEADNQQFG, encoded by the coding sequence ATGAAGTTTGCCGACTTCATCAGCCGCGATGCGGTGTGTGCGTCGCTCGCGGCCGACGATAAGGAAGGTGTCATCCGTGAATTGGCTCAGTCGCTAGTCGATGCGGGGGGGATTCCCGGCTCGGAATGCGAAGGAATCGTCAAGGCCATCTTGAAGCGTGAGGAGCTCGGCAGCACCGGCATCGGCCGGGGCGTGGCGGTTCCTCACACCAAGCATGCCGGGGTGAGCCGACTGGTGGCCACGGTCGGCGTCAGCCAAGAGGGGGTGGACTTCAACAGCCTGGATGGCGAAAGAGTCCAATTGCTCTTCTTGTTGATCTCTCCTCCCGACCGGCCGGGGGACCATCTCCGCGCGCTGGAGAACATCTCGCGCCAGTTGCGCGACGACACGTTCTGCCGTTTTCTTAAGCAATCGAAATCGGCGGCCGACGTGCTCTTGTTGCTCGACGAGGCCGACAATCAGCAATTCGGCTAG
- the raiA gene encoding ribosome-associated translation inhibitor RaiA: MQINVSARHGQLSEATRAKIAAKLDKLNRVFERLTAIEATIDLAHKDAPTIDVRVSAEHKHDFVATEQSNDLLGATDQVLHKLEQQLRKYKEKVQEHHRPPNPKQEDASARSGPGEP; encoded by the coding sequence GTGCAGATCAACGTATCGGCGCGGCATGGCCAACTGAGTGAAGCGACTCGCGCCAAGATAGCGGCCAAGCTCGATAAGCTGAACCGCGTGTTCGAGCGATTGACTGCCATTGAGGCGACGATCGACTTGGCGCACAAAGACGCGCCCACTATCGACGTGCGCGTCTCGGCCGAACACAAGCACGATTTTGTGGCGACGGAGCAATCGAATGATTTGCTCGGCGCCACCGACCAAGTGCTCCACAAGTTGGAGCAGCAGTTGCGCAAATACAAAGAAAAAGTACAAGAACATCATCGACCGCCGAACCCCAAGCAGGAGGACGCCTCCGCACGATCCGGGCCCGGCGAGCCGTAG
- a CDS encoding PQQ-binding-like beta-propeller repeat protein has translation MNRLILAICLIIPSGVSLSADNWPQFRGPGSLGTAENQQLPLHWSASENIAWRTPVAGRGWSSPVVWGDRVFLTSVVNEAETEAAKPGLYFGGERPEPPESRHLWKVICFDLKSGQQLWEQTAHKGTPQTGRHIKNSYASETPATDGERIYAYFGNQGVYCYTLDGKPVWGKELPSHKTRNEWGTAASPIVYDGRLFLVNDNDDESYIVALDAKTGDELWREPRDEKTNWATPFIWKTPDRVELVTAGTNKVRSYDLDGKLLWELGGMSSIAIPTPFAHDGLLYLASGYIMDKQKPVFAIKPGATGDITPKEGETSGEYIAWFQQAAGPYNPSPVLYKDKLYVLLDRGMLACYDAKTGEAVYEKQRIPGGRAFTASPWAYRDKIFCLNEFGTTFVIQAGPKFELLYTNELGEDVMCMASPAIVGDRLLIRTDKELLCISESSVSKDQAASP, from the coding sequence ATGAATCGGCTCATCCTTGCGATCTGTCTCATTATACCCAGCGGCGTCAGCTTGTCGGCGGACAATTGGCCCCAGTTTCGGGGGCCTGGCTCGCTCGGCACGGCCGAGAATCAGCAACTCCCGTTGCATTGGAGCGCCAGCGAAAATATCGCTTGGCGAACGCCGGTGGCCGGTCGCGGGTGGTCGTCGCCAGTGGTGTGGGGAGACCGCGTTTTTTTGACTTCGGTGGTCAACGAGGCCGAAACCGAGGCCGCAAAACCGGGGCTCTACTTCGGCGGCGAGCGACCAGAGCCGCCCGAGAGTAGGCATCTGTGGAAGGTGATTTGCTTTGACCTGAAGAGCGGCCAGCAACTTTGGGAGCAAACGGCCCACAAAGGGACGCCCCAAACGGGCCGCCACATCAAAAACAGCTACGCCTCCGAGACCCCGGCCACCGACGGCGAGCGAATCTACGCCTACTTTGGCAATCAAGGCGTCTATTGCTATACCCTCGACGGCAAGCCGGTGTGGGGCAAGGAACTGCCCTCGCACAAGACTCGCAACGAGTGGGGTACCGCCGCCTCACCGATTGTGTACGACGGCAGGCTATTTCTGGTCAACGACAACGACGACGAGTCGTATATCGTTGCGCTCGACGCCAAGACCGGCGATGAATTGTGGCGCGAGCCTCGCGACGAAAAGACCAACTGGGCCACCCCCTTCATTTGGAAGACCCCAGACCGGGTCGAATTAGTCACCGCCGGCACCAACAAAGTGCGCTCCTACGATCTCGACGGCAAGCTGCTCTGGGAACTGGGCGGCATGTCGAGCATCGCCATACCAACGCCATTCGCGCACGACGGTCTCTTGTACCTGGCCAGCGGTTACATCATGGATAAGCAAAAGCCGGTGTTTGCGATCAAGCCCGGCGCGACTGGAGATATTACGCCTAAAGAAGGTGAAACCAGCGGCGAGTACATCGCCTGGTTTCAACAGGCGGCGGGCCCCTACAACCCATCGCCCGTGCTTTACAAGGACAAGCTGTATGTCCTGCTCGATCGTGGCATGTTGGCCTGTTACGACGCCAAGACCGGCGAAGCGGTGTACGAAAAGCAGCGCATCCCCGGCGGACGGGCATTCACGGCTTCCCCCTGGGCCTATCGCGACAAGATCTTTTGTCTGAACGAGTTTGGCACGACGTTCGTCATTCAGGCCGGCCCCAAATTTGAACTGCTGTATACAAACGAACTGGGCGAAGACGTTATGTGCATGGCTTCCCCGGCGATTGTGGGCGACCGCTTGTTGATACGCACCGACAAGGAATTGCTCTGCATTTCCGAAAGCTCCGTTTCCAAAGATCAGGCGGCGTCCCCCTGA